One stretch of Heterodontus francisci isolate sHetFra1 chromosome 22, sHetFra1.hap1, whole genome shotgun sequence DNA includes these proteins:
- the LOC137381313 gene encoding zinc finger protein 22-like has product MCGKGFAQSASLYTHQRVHTDNRPYKCSECDKSFKSASELLTHQRTHTGERPFSCSVCGKRFTQSQHLLRHQRVHTGEKPFTCCVCKKRFTQSQHMLRHQQVHM; this is encoded by the coding sequence atgtgtgggaaggggtttgctCAGTCAGCCAGCCTCTatacacatcagcgagttcacactgataaCAGACCTTATAAATGTTCTGAATGTGACAAGAGCTTTAAAAGTGCCAGTGAGCTGCTgacacaccaacgcactcacactggggagaggccattctcctgctccgtgtgtgggaagagattcactcagtcacagCATCtgttgagacaccagcgagttcacactggggagaagccattcacctgctGTGTGTGCAAGAAAAGATTCACTCAGTCACAACACATGttgagacaccagcaagttcacatgtgA